The DNA sequence CTACTAACAAGTTATAATCGGGAACTTCGTTTACAGTTCAGAAAAAACCGTCGCATTTGAAATCAAGCAAAAAGAAAAGTACTCACATTGCTGCCTAAAATAACTAGTACTTGTGCTAGTATTTGGCTATTCCTAAGTGTACAACATGCCGGTATATATACAAAATTCACTATTAACGATTATATTCATGACAACTACTATCCAACAATTGAGGACATTCAAGCTTCATTGTCAGTAGAGCAGGAGTGGAATTCTCTTGTTGGATTGTACCACGTATACATGGACCTCAATCAGCTAAGGCACGCAAGGGTAACTCCACAACTGTGTCTGGTCGGTAAATTGAACGATTAACACACCTTCTTTCCTTCTTGGGCATTTTCTACCGTTTCATTTTCAGTCAATAGATGCTTCTCTTCCTCGTCAAGTCTTTCCAACCATTTCAGTCCAAGATCACATCCTGCTTTTGCAGCGATCTGAAACCGCTCTCTTGCCATTCCTGCCTGGTCTCTTACAAGGCTTTCTGCATTCTTTCTTGCCTTTCTGGCTAAAGAACCCCTTTTTGAAGTCAAGTTCATCACAGATTCTGGGACTTCAACACCTAAGACATGCAAATATGTTATTAAGACTGAAAGTTCTTGACATGGGAAAACGGAAATATAAGTTCTGGCTGCAACAGACCATTATTTCCATTTGAAGAATCACCCTACATAGAAATGGATCTATGGCAAGAACTTAACATACTGCAGTTATTCATTGGGAACCTTGACGATTATTCTGCAATAACATAAAAGAAGCATGGTGGGGAATAACAgaccttgaagaagaagagacccATATGCTATAGCGGCACCAGCATGTCCCTGcatatattaaattaaaagaACAGGTCAAAACAGAGCACTAGTTGAAGAAACAATGATATTCTCAGTATAGAGTCTGAGCGGAATCAAACGTAACAAACttctaaatatttattttgtaaataataactCTGTCAGACTAATTTTAACGGTGTGCAAACAGTATCTCCCCCAATTTTTGTTTCTCTCGCTTAATTCCATTTCTTCATAAAGTAGAACATCCAAGCATGGCATTACTGATAATAGTATAAATTATAAAATGCCACTTCCTTGATTAAAGGAGGGAGTGAGAGAGTTGGACCGACTTAGCACTCAGTTCAGTCAGTTGTAAACACAAGCCACTGCTGCTCAAGCCAAAAATGTAAACTTTTTAAGTTGCTCACAGTCAAATGACAAAATAATCTATCAAGTACCCTAGGCCCATTCAGAGATCTCTGGTTTTGCTCAACAAAGATCTATAACTAGTAAAAAAGATCAAATTTAATGAAAACCTATAACTACTACAATAGTTCAAATGTAATCAACCTCATTGACTAACATGGTCCAAAACTTGGTAAGCAGTAACAGGAGCTTCATTACCTTCTCTGATGCCCTATGGAAACACCATAAGTCAGAGACTCGGAGGCAACATCTTTCTAGACACAGTCTCTGGTCAGATACACAGCACCCAGAAGGTAAAGAGTACCTAGATGCAACTAAAAAAATACCATGCTCCAATTAGACTTTGAAATAGATTCTGGAAGAACTTTTATTTGCCCCGACATTGTGAAAATCTACCTGGTCAACTGCCTTCCCAGATAATGGAAAGCTTGTTGATCTGACAGGACATATTCATTCTAAAAAGCACCCAAGCAAGGTCATAATTAATAGTGAAAAGATAAAGAATATCAGAGGAAAAAATTATACAACAAAACAATTGGAAAATCCCAAACAGAAACCAAAAGAATATTGAGCAAGAATCCCCAACTTTATCACATCagtcatcaaaattcaaacatCGGGAATGAAACCTATAAAACTAACATATTTCATGTACAAATTCTTCATAAGAGCAGCAACGATACAATTTGCTCAGAGTTTATACCTCAACTCTAAGACGACGAGCGAGTTCATATTCTATATGTTACCTCATTTCTGTCCCAAAACCAAATGCTGCAAACCATCAGAAACCCAAAGTATCAATTTGTTCCTTATGTTTCCCACATTTTCTCAGAAAGCAAAGTATATATGCAACATACATACAAAGCACGCAAATTAAGAACAAAAAGGGACATTTTTCTCCTTgattttgttttcagtttcaATAACCCCTGCTCTGGCTCCTTTTATCTTCAAGGTTATTAATGCTACAGTATTAACAGCAAATATAATGACTTCCTCTTCTTCAAGTGTGCAGTCAATTTCTCAAAATATTGGTTCCCAAGTTTTTAGCAGCACCTCTAGTAGTGGCAGAAACGTGTACTGTTTGCTACGAAAGGAAATTACATTGCATATATGCATGCTTTAGTCCAAACAAGATTACTTTACCAAAAAGCTCGAATCCACATGAAATTGTCTAACCCCTATGTATAGACAGCGTCTTACATCCCATACAGAACAGGGGATCAAAGAATCTTCATACACTAGACATACACATCACTGGTCCTCTAGATAAAATATCCTTGTGACACAAATCCAATTAAATAGTCATATCCCCTCCCTCAAACTAAAAAAACAGAACTCAACCAGCACAATGATCAATGACTAATGCAAACATCCTCCTAGATCTTATGCTGAAAAAGTAATAAGAACATTTATAATTCAAACCCCTTCAGGACAGAAACAACACACTCCAACTCCAAAAATCAATTAAAGGTTAAAAAATTTACAGATAATACTGACCTTCAAGCTAAGATGCCTCCACCTTCTTAAAGACACACAAGCTGACCAAAGCTTAAAAACGACATAACTAAAAGTTGAATCCTTGGATGCATATATGACTGCTTAAGCTTCCATCCTGCGAGACAaggatgcatatatatatatatatatatatataaggttaCATTTGATAGTTGAAGGATCATAGTCATTACAAAAGCATATGGTGGACCAGAAGACATATATATTTGATAAGACATATATATTTGATTTGCATCTCAAACGGTCATGAATACAGCTAATATAGGAAGTTTGAACCGCCACCAAAAATCCTATTATTTGTAACAACATAGTGAAAAGCAACCTGGTCAACTGCCTTCTCCAGATAATGGAAAGCTTGCTGATCCGATTGGACATACTCATTCTAAAAAGCACCCAAGCAAGCTAGCATCATAAAGTAATAATAAAATGGTTAAGAATATCAgaggagaaagaaaataaaacaaaacaattggAAAATTCCCAaccgaaaacaaaagaatattgATCTAGTAGGGAAATTTTATCACATGAGTCATCAGAATTCACACATCGTGGACAAAACCCataaaaactaatatatttcacATAGAAATTGCTTGATAAGGGCAGAAATGATACAATTTTCTTAGAGTTTATATACCTCAACTCTAAGACGACAAGCGAGTTCATATTGTGCATCTGCATCACCCATATTTGCCGCTTCAACTAACAAGGCAGCTCCTCCTGTTATGAAGAAAACAGCAAAACTATGAATTACATGACATCTTTGCCCGATGATACATCACACAGTAGTATTGTTGGGAATGCAGACCACCACCAGTGAAGTGacacaaaataatgaagaaaagagTTGATTAATCTTTTCAGAAAGTACACTTACATGGCTTTGCATGCCCTTGGGACACTGTATTTCAAATGCAATCTGGACAACCAATACCTGGCATGGGTATTTGAGTTGTCAGTCTCTAGAGCCAACTCAAAGTTCTCCTTTGCTGCCTGATGTGATCAAAACAATCGTGTCAGAACAGagactttttctttctattatcccaatttcaaaaacaaacccaaaattaTGATCAGAAGCAAGGAGGGGGTAATGCTCCAGCCTTCCCTATTTGCTTTGAATGATACTCCATATCTTGCCTCTGATTTGGAAGCCAAAATCTTACCCAACAATTAACCAACAGCAAATTAACTAATGAGGGCAATTGAAAGCAAATCTCGGATTTCATGCCACTGGCCTTTTGTTATAAATGTTACTCCTTTCCTGTCACAGACTCACAGGCTTCAATTTCACCCAAgatttaatttcaaggtaagatCACAATCTACATCTTCATATTACTAATCAAGACACCAGCTTTCTATCCCTTTTTCTGGGTTCTCACTAGTTCGCCAATTCTAACTCCAGCTCCGGCATTGAGACCAATATTTACTTGTTGAAAAGGTAAAAAGCCCATCACCACATTACCCTCCAAACTCCTTATTAAAGAATCCTGGTTTTCACCACCAAAACTCAACCCCACCTACAGAATACATACCAATGTGTAATATGAATCCAAAAATGGGGTCTTTACCCTTAATAGAGGAATGAGACGGCGATCATTGAGCTTGCAGTAATCGATGACTCTATCAACTTCCTTCAAAGCACTCCACCCTTTGGCTATTAACTCCATCGCCTTCTTGTTCCTATCGTGCATCGCACTCTTGCACCTGGGGGAGGCATGTCCATTCTTTGAACTATCTTCCTTCTTTGAGGTTCAAAACCCATGTCCAACATCCTATCAGCCTCATCTAGTGCCAAGTATTTGATCATCTTGAGTGAAACTCGTGACCTTTCAATCATGTCCACTAAGCGCTCTGGAGTGGCGACTAGGATATCAACACCTCTCTCCAAATCACGAAGCTGCAAGGTCAACGAAGGCATCAGTACCAAAAATGAAAAGTTTCCATGTTTCTAAACCAGAAAATTAAAGAATAGTGCATGATGACTTTAGTATATCAGAAGAATGTAATGCACAAGAATGACACCATACAGTCATACTGCATTCACCTATCTGACTATCTTACATGAtatcaaaacaacaaaaccctGAACCCGATCAGCTACAATCTATCAAAAGCAATGACAACCCAgtgtgaaaaagaaggaaatgCAAATGAAAAGCACAGAGAATAGGTAATCAAATAGAAGCCAGACTGAAAATAAAGACCACTTGGATAGAAACTAAGGCATCACCATGAAAGCCATCTGCCCTAGTCGACCTTATGGCAAGTAACAGTCTCAAAAATTACACCATGACTCGAAAACCAACTATCCACCAGCAACCCAATTGGATTAGCATATAACAAGTTCAACAAAAAGCACAGAACAAGTAATCACAAAAACAGCATAGTGTATCTGGGCTTCATCAATAACAATTAACAATGAGGACAAGAGACACAAACCTGCTGACCCATCGGCGCTCCACCATAAACAACAGCCATTTTTGCTCCACTCTGATAAGCAAACTTTCCAGCTTCCACAAATATCTGCCACACAACCATTTTACAGCATCAAACCTCCAACAAAATCAACACGAAAACCACAACCCATCAACACCTCTAAGTCACCAAAAATCCGAGAAAAACACACACCTGACTGGTCAACTCTCTCGTCGGAGACAAAATGAGAGCTCTGGGAAACACAGTCCAACCATCACCACCATTACTCTGAGACCTCTCCACACACTTGGTCAACACACCACTGATAATGGGGAAGCAAAAAGCCGCCGTCTTTCCGGACCCGCTCTGAGCACAAGCCATCAAGTCCCGGCCGGCCATGGCTATAGGAATCGCGTGGCGCTGAACCGGCGTTGGCTTCACGTACCTACACCTCTTGATGTTGTTGTTCAAGCACTCCCCCAAATCAATCTCCCCAAAAGTGCTCGCCGGCGCCGGCACGTCCTTGCAGCTCGCCTCCACCGGAATATCCTCGTAAGCATCGAAATTTATACCCACATTGCTGACGTCATCCCCCTCCTCACATTCAGCTGCTCGAATTTCCCGGACACGTCATGAAATGCCTCCCTGTTCGGCCTCGGCGTCTGCGCCCAACCTCGACTGTCCTCAGACTCATTGTAACCgttttcaaaagaaagaagcaaacTTTACCACGCCGGAAAAATGGAAGAACAGAAGAAAGCTTGAAAATGCTCTGTGCTTTCTTGGATTGGGgggtgaagaagatgatgggtCTGCGTTTATATAATGTGGGTGgttaagagagagagattgaaagGGTTTTAGGGGAGGTGTACggactcagagagagagagagtgaggtaGTGGGTGTGGGTTTGGTTTAATGGACTCGACGTATTTGTTGAGAATGACTAATGGCCTAAATGGggtaagagagagagggaaaaaagTGCCATTATTTAATTAAAAGaaagggtttttattttttttttgttcttccttCTCCGCCATTAAAAGAcctgcaaaaccctaaaaaccccaATTGGATgctgacagagagagagagagaaaagagaggttCCAATAGGGCAGGATATGTGGGAGAGTGGAACAAAAGCATTTTGTTTTTCGCGCGTTGGTTTAATGCGCGCGTGGTTTTGTGGCAGAAAAACGCCTGAGAAGGCTGGGATTTTCTATGACGAAAATAGCCTTGCTCTTTCTAGCTTATGTCGGAGAGGTTCTGTTTTGTATGACATACGGTGGGGGCGCTGGGGGAGGGGATTGTTGCTTCTGGAAAATATCTTCGACGTTTGGAGTTTGTAGGCTACCACGCGTATAGAATGCGAGTGGCAGTTCCATCTCGGACCGGAGagtataatggacattttggatTTTTCTTGCTAAATACGGTTAACTCTCGAAGACTTTGGACTCTGGACTTTGGAGGAGTACTTTCTTCACTGTATGTTTCCAAGGAATAATAActgaattttgttttaattaaggaatttgaaaattttcgTTCAAAACAAAATATTTGTTTGAAATCAAAATAATGTACTTGAATTTCAAATGATTTGGTCTTCTTGTTTAAACCATGGACAAAatctattccaaaaaaaaaaaagaaaaaaaaaaggacaaattATTGTATGGTTTATTGTATATGTGGTGATTCAAAAGAATATGATTGACTCTTATATTTGCTCCGCAGATTTGTTGGTATTTCATTTGCCATGTTGTAGTCCAGAACAATAAACTATGATGGTAGATCAGCAGAGTTATTTTCATCATTTTAAGTAAGACTAATTGTAATCAATGATGATCGATGAGCAAAGTTAACTTATCCATTTTTACCCTAATCACTCACTTAGCATCTTTGTCTTAACAACTTAGCTAGCTCAAAAAGCACAACCACTCAACCAAGGTCCCAAAAATATGATGCCAAAAATACCCTAATCATATCTTGGTTCACTTAAACAATATCACAACAACTTGCGTTAGCATTTTGGAGATTACAAATTCTAACTCACCGCAGCAGTACAAGAATTGAGAACATTTAAGCTTCACTCACGTTAGAGATTTTTCAAGACTAAAAGTTCTCTTGTTGGACTGTAGTATGGTTACGTGGATCAGAATCAATTTAGTCACACGAGAATAACTCAAGTGCTATAACCAGTCGGATAATGAATAGATTAAATGAGTTCTTTTCCTCCTTAGGTGCTCAATCATTTAATTTCTAGAATGCTTCTCTTTCCCGTGCAGTCTTTCACTCTACTGTCACATCTTGCTTTCGCATCAATCTAAAACCGCTCTCTTGCCATTTCTTTTGGCTAAGCAACCTTTTTTTAAAGTCAAAGTTCGTCACATATTCTCATATTTTTAAGGACAACTTCCCTTTGACGGATAGACATATACAACAGAAAAGGTTCTtgttaacaaacaaaaaaattacataaataatcACTACACTATGACCCATCTAAAATTTTACACTATGATCGTACCAGGATAATTGGGTTTTTGAAAGTGAGCCTCAAATATATGCTTGTTCCTCCATTTCCATATGAACTAGCATTTGAAAACAAAGGTAGAGCACCACAGATTCCCAGCATTACATTTGGATTTGCAAAGAAGATTAGTCTGCAACCAACCTTCCCAACTCATGGAAAAAGTAAATCTAACCGACTGAAGTAAAGTGAAAGAATTCCACACATTAACAGCAGCAGGGCAATCTTTAAACAGATGAGAAAGGGACTCACTATTGCTGCGGCATATAGGACAAGTATCATCATGGGTGAGATTCCTTTTAACTCTGTGAGCATTGGTGAGAAGTTTACCATGACAGAGAACCCATAGAAATGTCTTGAGCTTTGGGGGAATTTGCATTTTCCAAATAAATTTCCAAGGAGAGTTACTTTGATCATAGTCCtcaaagaaaatgttgtaaGCTGACTTGACTGAAAATGAACCATTAGAAGTGCAGCCTCAAATTTGAATGTGATTTCCACAACCATCAAAACCAGGAGGAATGCGCAAAATTTGATCAATAATATCAGCAGGGAGACAAGAGGAAAGCAAATTTAAGTCTCATCCATTATCATTCCAAAAGCTACAGATAGTAGCATTAATATTAACAGTAGAATCTGGCAAGACATAATTGATAAGGGGAATAGGAGGGAACCAGACGTCAGTCCAAAATCTAATTGTTCTACCATCACCAACCCTCCAAATTAAACCTTTTTTCAACAAGTTAACACCATGAAGAACACTTCTCCAAGTACTAGAACAATCCTTAGATTGCTGATAGTTTTGACCAAACAAAAAGCTATGTTTCAGATACTTTTCTCTATAAATTGAAGCCCACAAACCAGTATCATTTTGAAATAACCTCCACCCAGCCTTAGCAAGCATAGATTGATTCATATCAGAAGATTTCTTGATACCTAAACCACCGAGATTCTTAGGCAAACAAACAGTATCCCAGTTCaccaaatgaattttttttcttactgtCATTATCACCCCACAAAAagtttctatttattttgtctAAGTCATCACAAATATACATGGGCAATCTAGCAGTCTGCATAGCATAATTAGGAATAGCAGCAGTAACTGAATGAATTAAAGTCAATCTGCCAGCTAAACTTAGAACTTTGCATTTCCAACCAGCCAATCGACTTTGAACTTTATCCAAGATGCTAGCATAAGTAAACTTAGTAACACGAGAATGAATTAGAGGCATACCTAAGTATTTTCCCAGATCAGTAATAAGAGGAAAGCCACAAGTGGTGCTGATATCCAAAGCAAGCTCTTTGCTCGTGTTAGGGGAGCAGAAGATGAGAGACTTTTCATAACTGATTGAGACGCTTTAACAGCTTTCCAAACTCCAACATCAACAGCAGATTTAATTAAATGGGACAATTTCTCCATGCAAAGAACAAAGATATAGGGTGAAAGAGGATCACCTTGTCTTATTCCTCTTTGAGCTTTAAAAGATTGAGTAAGCTCACCATTAAGACAAATTTGAAAGCTTGTAGAGGTAACACAACTCATAATAAGTTTCACAAGAGGTTGAGGGAGAAGAGATTCATATAAAACCGACTCAATGAAATGCCAGCTAAGACGATCATATGCTttagataaatcaaccttccaaGCAAAAAAACCTTTCTTGCCAGCAGATTTCTTGAATTTAAAGAGAACTTCCTGAGCAATCATTATATTGTCTGAAATTTGTCTACCAGGGACATAACTAACCTGATTAGGGCTGATTAGCTTTTGCATCAACGGTCGAATTCTTGCCACAATGATTTTTGAAATTACCTTATAAACAGTATTGCACAAGCTGATAGGTCTGAATTGCACCATGCTTTGAGGTCCACTCACTTTAGGAATTAAAGAGATAATGGTATGATTTAAACCACAAGGAATTTCACCAGAAGTAAAGGCATTATGCACAAGAGAAAGAACTTCTGTAGCATAAATACTCCAAAACTTTTGGTAGAAAGCAGCAGGAAAGCCATCGAAGCCAGGAGCTTTGAGACCTCCAATTGAGAACATGGCAGTTTTAACCTCATACATATCAATTGGAGTACATAGACCAATCAGCTCATCAGATTCAAGAGTAGGAAAAAGCCAAGGAATAACAAATCTGGGATCATTAGTGGTAGAATCAGAAAAAAGCTTTTGGAAAAAAGCAACAGCAATGTCTTTTAAAGAATCTGTCTTAGTTTGCCAAGCCCCattttcatcaaataatccttcaattttattcctcctcctcctcacaaGAGTACTCAAGTGAAAGAACCTAGTATTTCTATCACCTCCTTGTAACCATTTATCTCtcgatttttgtttccaaaAAAGATTTTCCTGATCTCTCAAAGTTTCATACTCAGTCATAAGCTTAGCTTCAAGTTTGAGAAGAAAAGGATTGTTGTACCTGTCTGTAGCTCTTTGAATTCCACCAATGCGGGCAAGTAGCTGTCTTTTCCTTTTGAAGATATTACCAAAAGTATGTTGATTCCAGTCCAAAAGAGCATGAGAAAGAGCATTAGTTTTTTCAACAAAAGAACCATGAGAATTTTTCCAGGTAGTATCAACATAAGGAGCAAAATCATTGTGAGTCATCCACATAGCCTGAAATCTAAAAGGGATAGCAGCTCTATTCACAGAGTTATTAGAATGAAGTTGTAAAAGAATAGGACAATGATCAGATTTCATTTTAGCTAAATGTCTAATAAAAGCATCAGGAAAGGAAGATCTCAATCACAAGTGCAAAAAGCTCTGTCCAGTCTTTCTTTAATTCTATTATTAGACCAAGTAAACTTGGATCCAATGAATCCCATATCAATTAAGGAGTAATGATCTACCCACTGCTTAAGACCTCCAATTCTTCCACGCATAGAACCAAAATTTTTATCAGCAGAGGAATAAAGCTCATTGTAATCACCAATAAAAATCCAAGGCAGCTGATGTGTTGAAACCAGGTGATCAAAATAATTCCATAGATTACTTCTAACAGAGTTAGTAGGACTAGCATAAAGCACAGTGAGCATCCATTTGATACCATCAGGGAAAGTAACTTTAACTGTGATTGATTGACAATTTTTATCGACAAAATGGATATTACAGAGATTAGAGTTCCAAAATAGCCAAATGCCACCAGAAAAACCATTGGCTTCAACAATTGTATAATCAGAAAATCCAAGAGATATGAGTGAATCTTTAGCTCTAGAAAATTGGACCCGAGGTTCACAAACAGCCAAAATATCAATTGAATGTAATTTAACAAGATCTGTAATGTCAGATCTAAACTTCTCACTTCCTGCACCTCTAGAATTCCAAAAGAGAACTTTACTCATTGGAAAGCAGATAATGTGAGAGTTGAAACCCAAAGTCAATTATCAACCATATCCTCCACATTGGAGGATAGGTTAGTATTCTCACCAGAGACAATAGATATCATGTTGTTCAAGTTATCAAAAGCAAAGACAGAACATACCTGGCCATTGCTAATAGAACTATCATTAGGCGAATCCATTTCAGTGCAAGATGACTCCAAATTTGTACAGCTCTCAGGAGGGCAATTCCCAAATTCGACAGAGAAATTGGATGGAGGATGTGAATCTTGAATTGAGATGGAAGGAGCTGGAGAGTTATTTTTGTCAGTGGTATTAGGCTGAGATGATGCAATTGACTTCTTCACTGTGGAGCTCACAGCGTATTTTCTAGGAGTCTGAGTCGAACTTTTTCCAGCATTGAATTTAGGCACAAGTGGTCTCAAATTAGACTTTCCATTAGTTATGTCTTTGAGAGGCTTTTTAAGAGATCCATGAGATTTACTAGCTGAGGTGCTCTTGCTAGATGTAGAAGCTTGCTGCGAATTATCAAAAATGGTCTTATTGGCTTTCTTTTGAACTT is a window from the Rosa chinensis cultivar Old Blush chromosome 2, RchiOBHm-V2, whole genome shotgun sequence genome containing:
- the LOC112190289 gene encoding uncharacterized protein LOC112190289; protein product: MPGGAALLVEAANMGDADAQYELACRLRVENEYVQSDQQAFHYLEKAVDQNEYVLSDQQAFHYLGRQLTRYSLPSGCCVSDQRLCLERCCLRVSDLWCFHRASEKGHAGAAIAYGSLLLQGVEVPESVMNLTSKRGSLARKARKNAESLVRDQAGMARERFQIAAKAGCDLGLKWLERLDEEEKHLLTENETVENAQEGKKVC
- the LOC112183493 gene encoding DEAD-box ATP-dependent RNA helicase 52C, producing the protein RVREIRAAECEEGDDVSNVGINFDAYEDIPVEASCKDVPAPASTFGEIDLGECLNNNIKRCRYVKPTPVQRHAIPIAMAGRDLMACAQSGSGKTAAFCFPIISGVLTKCVERSQSNGGDGWTVFPRALILSPTRELTSQIFVEAGKFAYQSGAKMAVVYGGAPMGQQLRDLERGVDILVATPERLVDMIERSRVSLKMIKYLALDEADRMLDMGFEPQRRKIVQRMDMPPPGARVRCTIGTRRRWS